A region of Flavobacterium indicum GPTSA100-9 = DSM 17447 DNA encodes the following proteins:
- a CDS encoding GldL-related protein: MKVFLVPLIFFLVGLAITIIGSLFKLMHWPGANSILITGTLLEVLAIVFLIYLLIKKSNGNN; the protein is encoded by the coding sequence ATGAAAGTATTTTTAGTACCATTGATTTTTTTTCTTGTTGGATTGGCAATTACTATAATTGGCAGTTTATTTAAGTTAATGCATTGGCCGGGTGCGAATTCCATACTCATTACAGGAACTCTACTTGAAGTACTAGCAATAGTTTTTTTAATTTACCTTTTAATAAAAAAAAGCAATGGAAATAACTAG
- a CDS encoding DUF421 domain-containing protein, whose protein sequence is MNPYVDIILRSGAVYLFMVLALRIFGKRELSQLNSADIVLILLISNSVQNAMVGSNTSLEGGILAAFVLFLMNYLLKSFINKSKFIKELVLSKPQILIHDGKVEYKTLAKLGITSDDLDEAIREHGVENHKNVKLAMFEIDGNISIITGENDLKQTHHKRKIHKTLNEL, encoded by the coding sequence ATGAATCCTTATGTAGACATTATACTTAGAAGTGGTGCCGTTTATTTATTCATGGTACTCGCGTTGCGTATTTTTGGAAAAAGAGAATTATCTCAATTAAATTCTGCCGATATTGTCTTAATTTTATTGATCAGTAATTCGGTTCAAAATGCTATGGTTGGCAGTAATACATCACTCGAAGGAGGAATTCTTGCTGCATTTGTTCTTTTTTTAATGAATTATTTGCTAAAAAGTTTCATAAACAAATCTAAATTCATAAAAGAATTGGTTTTAAGCAAACCCCAGATTTTAATTCACGATGGAAAAGTTGAATACAAAACACTAGCAAAATTAGGCATCACTTCCGACGATTTAGACGAAGCAATTAGAGAACATGGTGTTGAAAACCACAAAAATGTAAAATTAGCGATGTTTGAAATCGATGGAAACATTAGTATAATTACGGGTGAAAATGATTTAAAACAAACACATCATAAACGAAAAATTCACAAAACACTGAACGAATTATAA
- a CDS encoding Lrp/AsnC family transcriptional regulator: protein MNLDIIDKKLLELLQADAKMTTKELSLKLNLSVTAVYERIKKLEREGLINKYVALLDRNKIEKGFVALCHVKLVKHNKEIINEFEAEVVNLPEVLECFHVSGDYDYILKICVKDMETYRDFMVNKLTSLKHIGSSHSTFMIGEVKNTTSYKFSY, encoded by the coding sequence ATGAACTTAGACATTATTGACAAAAAACTGCTTGAACTTTTGCAAGCAGATGCAAAAATGACAACCAAAGAGTTGTCGTTAAAGTTAAATCTTTCTGTTACTGCTGTATATGAAAGAATTAAAAAACTAGAACGTGAAGGACTAATTAACAAGTATGTTGCATTATTAGACCGAAACAAAATCGAAAAAGGATTTGTGGCGCTTTGCCATGTTAAATTGGTAAAACACAACAAAGAAATCATTAATGAATTCGAAGCCGAGGTAGTCAATCTACCTGAGGTTTTAGAATGCTTCCATGTGAGTGGAGATTACGACTACATTCTTAAAATTTGTGTAAAAGATATGGAAACGTATCGTGATTTTATGGTAAATAAATTAACTTCATTAAAACACATTGGAAGTTCACACAGTACTTTTATGATTGGAGAAGTTAAAAACACAACTTCATACAAATTCAGTTATTAA
- the hutH gene encoding histidine ammonia-lyase, whose amino-acid sequence MEHTHYISSSLLTIEEVNEIVFQGKKLALSEEAKVNIAKCRQYLDDKMQTQSEPIYGINTGFGSLCNVKISNENLSKLQENLMKSHACGTGEEVPHDIVKIMLFLKIQSLSYGNSGVQVETVERLLDFYNLDILPVVYTQGSLGASGDLSPLAHLCLPLIAEGEVYYDGFRQPAHKVLGKLNLKPITLKSKEGLALLNGTQFMNAYGVYNLIQAQKLAYLADLIGAVSLEGFDGRKEPFTDLIHLVRPHKGQVTTAARMLEFLEGSEIIAQSKKHVQDPYSFRCIPQVHGATKDTIDFVKKVFTTEINSVTDNPNIFVGEDIIVSGGNFHGQPLALALDYLGIALAELGNISERRTYQLISGLRELPAFLVSDPGLNSGFMIPQYTAASIVSQNKQLATPASIDSIVSSNGQEDHVSMGANGATKTFKIVENVERILAIELFNATQALEFRRPLRSSEFIEMFVKAYRDEVPFVDEDRILHYDIEKSIHFLKSFQVEE is encoded by the coding sequence ATGGAACATACACATTATATAAGTTCATCATTATTAACAATTGAGGAGGTAAACGAAATTGTTTTTCAAGGGAAAAAACTAGCGCTTTCAGAAGAAGCAAAAGTTAATATAGCGAAGTGCCGTCAGTATTTAGATGATAAAATGCAAACGCAAAGCGAACCTATTTATGGGATTAATACAGGTTTTGGTTCGTTGTGTAATGTAAAAATCTCCAATGAGAATTTATCTAAATTACAAGAAAACTTAATGAAATCACATGCCTGTGGTACAGGAGAAGAAGTGCCACACGATATAGTGAAAATCATGTTGTTTCTGAAAATACAATCCCTAAGTTATGGAAATTCGGGAGTGCAAGTGGAAACTGTTGAACGCTTACTCGATTTTTATAACCTTGATATTTTGCCCGTAGTTTATACACAAGGTTCTTTAGGGGCTTCGGGAGATTTATCTCCTTTGGCTCATTTATGTTTACCTTTAATTGCTGAAGGGGAGGTGTATTATGATGGATTCCGTCAGCCGGCACATAAAGTTTTAGGTAAATTAAATTTAAAACCGATTACTTTAAAATCAAAAGAAGGATTGGCCTTGTTAAACGGTACACAGTTTATGAATGCTTATGGCGTGTATAATTTAATTCAAGCTCAAAAATTAGCGTATTTGGCCGATTTAATTGGTGCGGTTTCTTTAGAAGGATTTGATGGTCGAAAAGAGCCATTTACGGATTTAATTCATTTGGTTCGACCGCACAAAGGTCAAGTAACTACTGCAGCTCGAATGTTAGAATTTTTAGAGGGAAGTGAAATCATCGCTCAATCAAAAAAACACGTTCAAGATCCGTATTCCTTCCGTTGTATTCCGCAAGTTCATGGCGCTACGAAGGATACCATTGACTTTGTTAAAAAAGTATTTACTACTGAAATTAATTCAGTTACCGATAATCCGAATATTTTTGTTGGTGAAGATATTATTGTGTCAGGAGGGAATTTTCATGGACAACCGTTAGCTTTGGCGCTGGATTATTTAGGAATTGCATTAGCTGAATTAGGAAATATTTCAGAAAGAAGAACGTATCAATTGATATCGGGATTAAGAGAATTGCCAGCTTTTTTAGTGAGTGATCCAGGGTTAAATTCCGGATTTATGATTCCGCAATATACTGCTGCTAGTATTGTAAGTCAGAATAAACAATTGGCCACACCTGCGAGTATTGATAGCATTGTTTCGAGTAACGGACAAGAAGATCATGTGAGTATGGGAGCAAATGGAGCGACAAAGACGTTTAAAATTGTTGAAAATGTGGAACGTATTTTAGCTATTGAACTGTTTAATGCAACGCAAGCTTTAGAATTCAGAAGACCTTTAAGGTCAAGTGAATTTATTGAGATGTTTGTTAAAGCGTATCGAGATGAAGTTCCTTTTGTAGATGAAGATCGAATTTTACATTATGATATTGAAAAATCAATCCACTTCTTGAAAAGTTTTCAAGTGGAAGAATAA
- a CDS encoding DUF1304 domain-containing protein gives MEITSKIIVGGVALLHLYILWLEMFAWTTTGKKVFKTFPKDLFEPTKAMAANQGLYNGFLAAGLIWSLVISDEIWSKNIALFFLSCVFVAGLYGAYSASKRILLVQALPALLGIIAILLKI, from the coding sequence ATGGAAATAACTAGTAAAATTATTGTAGGAGGTGTCGCCCTTTTACACCTTTATATCCTTTGGCTAGAAATGTTTGCTTGGACAACTACAGGAAAAAAAGTATTTAAAACTTTTCCAAAAGATTTGTTTGAACCAACCAAGGCTATGGCTGCCAATCAAGGTTTGTATAACGGATTTTTAGCCGCCGGATTAATTTGGTCGTTAGTAATCTCAGATGAAATTTGGAGTAAAAATATTGCTTTATTTTTCTTGAGCTGCGTTTTTGTAGCCGGATTATATGGTGCTTATTCTGCTTCAAAACGAATATTATTGGTTCAAGCCTTACCCGCTTTATTAGGAATAATTGCAATTCTATTAAAAATTTAA
- the gcvT gene encoding glycine cleavage system aminomethyltransferase GcvT: MKNTALTAVHEKLGAKMVPFAGYNMPLQYEGVNVEHETVRNGVGVFDVSHMGEFFLKGENALALIQKVTSNDASKLVDGKAQYSCLPNNEGGIVDDLIVYKIADNHYMLVVNASNIEKDWNWIAQHNDLGVEMINNSDAYSLLAIQGPKAAEAMQSLTAIDLTNMGYYTFQIGEFAGIKDVIISATGYTGSGGFEIYFKNEDAETVWNKVFEAGAAFGIKPIGLAARDTLRLEMGFCLYGNDINDTTSPLEAGLGWITKFDKEFTNSDNLKKQKEAGVTRKLVGFELIERGIPRHDYEIADANGNVVGIVTSGTQSPSLGKAIGMGYVPTELAAVDSEIYIRIRNKDIKAKVVKMPFYKK, from the coding sequence ATGAAAAATACAGCACTAACAGCAGTTCACGAAAAATTAGGAGCAAAAATGGTTCCATTTGCAGGTTACAATATGCCTTTACAATACGAAGGAGTAAATGTAGAACATGAAACCGTAAGAAATGGCGTTGGCGTTTTTGATGTATCGCACATGGGTGAATTTTTCCTTAAAGGTGAAAATGCGTTAGCTCTTATACAGAAAGTGACTTCAAACGATGCTTCAAAATTAGTCGATGGGAAAGCACAATATTCTTGTTTACCTAATAATGAAGGAGGAATTGTTGATGATTTAATTGTATACAAAATTGCGGACAATCACTACATGTTAGTGGTAAACGCCTCTAATATTGAAAAAGATTGGAATTGGATTGCTCAACACAACGACTTAGGAGTTGAAATGATTAACAACTCTGATGCGTATTCTTTATTAGCCATTCAAGGTCCGAAAGCAGCTGAAGCAATGCAATCATTAACAGCTATTGATTTAACAAATATGGGATATTACACATTCCAAATTGGTGAATTTGCAGGAATAAAAGACGTTATTATTTCAGCAACTGGTTATACAGGTTCTGGTGGTTTCGAGATTTATTTCAAAAACGAAGATGCAGAAACGGTTTGGAACAAAGTATTTGAAGCTGGTGCAGCTTTTGGAATTAAACCAATTGGATTAGCTGCTCGTGATACTTTACGCTTGGAAATGGGCTTCTGTTTATACGGAAACGACATCAACGATACAACTTCTCCTTTAGAAGCAGGTTTAGGATGGATTACAAAATTCGACAAAGAATTTACCAATTCTGATAATTTAAAAAAGCAAAAAGAAGCTGGTGTAACTCGTAAATTAGTCGGATTTGAATTAATCGAAAGAGGGATTCCTCGTCATGATTACGAAATTGCAGATGCTAATGGAAATGTAGTAGGAATCGTAACTTCGGGTACACAATCACCTTCTTTAGGCAAAGCTATTGGCATGGGATATGTTCCAACAGAATTAGCAGCAGTTGATTCAGAAATTTATATTCGAATCAGAAATAAAGACATTAAAGCAAAAGTGGTGAAAATGCCATTTTATAAGAAATAA
- a CDS encoding DoxX family membrane protein, translated as MKIATLIVRLLLGAMMLFASIRYFFNLGGNQPQPTGDMAILMAGFVASKYIFPVAKIVELFAGLTLVTGKFDKLGVVLLMPISINIFLIHVVVSKSDILMAAAVLIANVFLLYANWNSYKHLFEWNTK; from the coding sequence ATGAAAATTGCTACATTAATTGTAAGATTGCTTTTAGGAGCCATGATGCTTTTTGCGTCCATTAGATATTTCTTTAATTTAGGAGGTAATCAACCGCAGCCGACTGGTGATATGGCTATTTTGATGGCTGGTTTTGTGGCGTCTAAATATATTTTCCCGGTTGCGAAAATAGTAGAATTATTCGCTGGATTAACTTTAGTAACAGGTAAATTTGATAAATTAGGAGTGGTGTTGCTTATGCCTATTTCTATTAATATTTTTTTAATTCATGTAGTGGTTTCTAAATCAGATATACTAATGGCTGCGGCAGTGTTGATTGCTAATGTGTTTTTACTTTATGCGAACTGGAATAGTTATAAACATTTATTTGAATGGAATACTAAATAA
- the rimK gene encoding 30S ribosomal protein S6--L-glutamate ligase, which translates to MQDKTLIGSEEWCAFPQLGIPAIKARIDSGAKTSALHAINIKIFQKNNVDWLRFDINPIQNNSKSIIHCEAQLIDQRIVKSSSGTREKRYVIRTELKLGEHNFTIELTLTNRDSMGYRMLLGREAMVGRLIVDPERRFELGQPSSESLKEYYYNDFKKKGLKIGLLASNPELYSNKRIIEAGEMRGHEMHFLNLKYCYMKLSASNPEIHYRGGLVLNDFDAIIPRIRPSMTYYGCALTRQFEALKVFALNSASAITQSRDKLYSLQLLLNNGIDIPTTGFANSPLDTDDLIKMVGGSPLIVKLLEGTQGKGVVLAETKKAAESVINAFKSLNANILVQEFIKEANGKDLRLFVVDGKVVAAMQREAAPGEFRANIHMGGSASIVKVTSEEKKIAIRAAKAMNLRVAGVDIIRSSKGPLLLEVNSSPGLEGIEGATQKDIAGEMIKAIEKNFKFHS; encoded by the coding sequence ATGCAAGACAAAACACTTATAGGAAGCGAAGAATGGTGTGCTTTCCCACAACTTGGAATTCCTGCTATCAAAGCAAGAATCGACTCAGGAGCTAAAACATCTGCCTTACATGCTATTAACATAAAGATATTTCAAAAAAACAATGTAGATTGGTTGCGTTTTGATATCAATCCAATTCAAAACAATTCAAAATCGATCATTCATTGTGAAGCCCAACTAATTGACCAAAGAATTGTAAAAAGTTCAAGTGGAACCAGAGAAAAAAGGTATGTAATTAGAACGGAATTGAAACTTGGCGAACATAATTTTACCATAGAATTAACTTTGACTAATCGAGATTCTATGGGATATAGAATGTTGTTGGGAAGAGAAGCCATGGTTGGCCGATTAATTGTTGATCCCGAAAGAAGATTTGAACTTGGACAACCTAGTTCAGAAAGTTTAAAGGAATACTACTATAATGATTTTAAAAAGAAAGGTCTTAAAATTGGATTGTTAGCCAGCAATCCAGAACTTTATAGCAACAAAAGAATAATTGAAGCTGGAGAAATGCGTGGCCACGAAATGCATTTTTTAAACTTGAAATATTGCTATATGAAATTGAGTGCCTCAAATCCGGAAATTCATTATAGAGGCGGTTTAGTTTTAAATGATTTTGATGCTATTATCCCTAGAATTAGACCTAGTATGACCTATTATGGTTGTGCATTAACCCGACAATTTGAAGCTCTAAAAGTTTTTGCATTAAATAGCGCTTCAGCCATTACACAATCTAGAGATAAATTATATTCTTTACAATTGCTTTTAAATAATGGAATTGACATTCCAACTACTGGTTTTGCTAATTCACCGCTAGATACTGATGATTTAATTAAAATGGTAGGTGGCTCGCCTTTAATTGTAAAACTACTCGAAGGTACTCAAGGAAAAGGTGTAGTTTTAGCTGAAACAAAAAAAGCAGCTGAATCGGTAATCAATGCATTTAAGAGTTTAAACGCCAATATTCTCGTTCAAGAATTCATCAAAGAAGCTAACGGAAAAGACTTGCGTTTATTTGTTGTAGACGGAAAGGTAGTGGCGGCCATGCAACGAGAAGCTGCTCCGGGTGAATTTAGAGCTAATATTCATATGGGAGGTTCCGCTTCTATTGTAAAAGTGACTTCCGAAGAAAAGAAAATTGCCATTAGAGCAGCAAAAGCAATGAATTTAAGAGTAGCAGGTGTTGATATTATACGTTCGAGTAAAGGCCCGTTATTATTGGAAGTAAATTCTTCGCCAGGACTAGAAGGAATTGAAGGGGCAACTCAAAAAGATATTGCAGGAGAAATGATCAAGGCCATTGAAAAGAATTTTAAATTCCATTCATGA
- a CDS encoding aminotransferase class I/II-fold pyridoxal phosphate-dependent enzyme produces the protein MSQFNPADKIQDLQYFGEFGGVNPSISDSSTYTFLSAKTMFDTFEGNAEGCYLYSRHSSPMNLYLGQALAAMEGTEAANVAASGMGAITPVLLQLCGAGDHIVSSRTIYGGTYAFLKNFTPKFNISTTFVDITKLDVVEAAITPNTKVLYCETVSNPLLEVADIESLAKLAKKHNIKLVVDNTFSPLSVAPVQLGADVVIHSLTKFINGSSDTVGGVICGTQQFIDDLRNVNNGASMLLGPTMDSLRSASILKNLRTLHIRMKQHSHNAMYLSQKFEQDGLKVVYPGLESHPSHNLYKGMINPEYGFGGMMTIDVGSLDKANELMELMQNKNLGYLAVSLGFYKTLFSAPGTSTSSEIPLEEQKEMGLTDGLIRMSIGLDNDIERTYQMMKACMNELGIL, from the coding sequence ATGTCACAATTTAACCCCGCAGATAAGATACAAGATTTGCAATATTTTGGTGAATTCGGAGGAGTAAATCCTTCTATTTCTGATAGTTCAACCTACACCTTTTTGTCAGCCAAAACCATGTTTGATACCTTTGAAGGTAATGCAGAAGGATGTTACTTGTATTCTAGACATTCTTCTCCAATGAATTTATACTTGGGTCAGGCATTAGCCGCTATGGAAGGAACAGAAGCTGCAAATGTAGCTGCTTCAGGAATGGGCGCAATAACACCGGTATTGTTGCAATTATGTGGTGCTGGTGATCATATTGTTTCCAGCAGAACTATTTATGGTGGAACGTATGCGTTTTTGAAAAATTTTACTCCTAAATTTAATATTTCTACCACTTTTGTAGATATTACAAAATTAGATGTAGTGGAAGCTGCCATTACTCCAAATACAAAAGTATTGTACTGTGAAACGGTTAGTAATCCTTTATTAGAAGTAGCCGATATCGAAAGTTTAGCTAAGTTGGCCAAAAAACACAATATTAAATTAGTTGTTGATAATACTTTTTCACCTTTATCTGTTGCGCCTGTTCAATTAGGTGCTGATGTTGTTATTCATAGTTTAACTAAATTCATCAACGGTAGTAGTGATACTGTTGGAGGTGTAATTTGTGGTACCCAACAATTTATTGATGATTTAAGAAATGTGAATAATGGGGCCAGTATGTTGTTAGGTCCAACAATGGATAGTTTACGTTCAGCAAGTATATTGAAAAATTTAAGAACGTTACATATTCGTATGAAACAACACAGTCATAATGCCATGTATTTATCACAAAAGTTTGAACAAGACGGACTAAAAGTGGTGTATCCAGGATTAGAAAGTCATCCTAGTCATAATTTATATAAAGGAATGATTAATCCGGAATATGGTTTTGGAGGTATGATGACAATTGATGTTGGTTCGTTAGACAAAGCAAACGAGTTGATGGAATTAATGCAAAATAAAAATCTTGGGTATTTGGCCGTAAGTTTAGGATTTTATAAAACGTTGTTTAGTGCACCAGGGACTTCTACCTCTTCTGAAATTCCATTAGAAGAACAAAAAGAAATGGGATTAACAGATGGATTAATCAGAATGTCAATTGGTTTAGATAATGATATTGAACGCACTTATCAAATGATGAAAGCTTGTATGAACGAGTTAGGTATTTTATAA
- the lpdA gene encoding dihydrolipoyl dehydrogenase, producing the protein MSQFDVTIIGSGPGGYVSAIRCAQLGFKTAIIEKYPTLGGTCLNVGCIPSKALLASSHHYEELQHFADHGIEVSGDVKVNLTKMIERKQAVVDQTSGGVKFLMDKNNVTVFEGVGSFESATSVKITKNDGSTEIIESKNIIIATGSKPSSLPFITIDKERIITSTEALKLKEVPKHLVIIGGGVIGIELGQVYLRLGAQVSVVEFMDRIIPGMDAALSKELTKVLKKQGMKFYTSHKVQSVERNGDAVVVKAENAKGEIITLEGDYSLVSVGRKPYTEGLNAEKAGVKLTDRGQVEVNDHLQTSVSNIYAIGDVVRGAMLAHKAEEEGVLVAEYLAGQKPHIDYNLIPGVVYTWPEVAAVGKTEEQLKEAGVAYKAGSFPFRALGRARAGGDIDGFVKILADAKTDEVLGVHMIGARCADLIAEAVTAMEFRASAEDISRMSHAHPTFAEAIKEAALAATGNRALHV; encoded by the coding sequence ATGAGTCAATTTGATGTAACCATTATTGGTTCAGGGCCTGGAGGATACGTTTCAGCTATCCGATGCGCACAATTAGGTTTCAAAACTGCAATTATAGAAAAATACCCTACTTTAGGTGGAACTTGCTTAAACGTAGGTTGTATTCCCTCAAAAGCTTTGTTAGCTTCTTCTCATCATTATGAAGAATTGCAACATTTTGCAGATCACGGAATTGAGGTTTCGGGTGATGTAAAAGTAAACTTAACTAAAATGATTGAACGTAAACAAGCCGTGGTTGATCAGACTAGTGGTGGTGTTAAGTTCTTAATGGATAAAAACAATGTTACTGTATTTGAAGGTGTAGGATCATTTGAAAGTGCTACTTCAGTAAAAATCACAAAAAATGATGGTTCTACTGAAATAATTGAATCAAAAAATATTATTATAGCTACAGGTTCAAAACCTTCCTCTTTACCTTTTATTACAATAGACAAAGAAAGAATTATTACTTCTACCGAAGCATTGAAATTAAAAGAAGTTCCTAAACACCTTGTAATCATTGGAGGTGGGGTTATCGGAATTGAATTAGGTCAAGTTTATTTAAGATTAGGCGCTCAAGTTTCAGTTGTTGAATTCATGGATAGAATTATACCTGGAATGGACGCTGCTTTGTCTAAAGAATTGACTAAAGTATTGAAAAAACAAGGCATGAAATTCTACACTTCGCACAAAGTTCAATCGGTGGAAAGAAACGGTGATGCTGTAGTTGTGAAGGCTGAAAATGCAAAAGGCGAAATCATTACTTTAGAGGGTGATTATTCTTTAGTATCAGTTGGAAGAAAACCATACACAGAAGGATTAAATGCAGAGAAAGCTGGAGTTAAATTAACAGACAGAGGTCAGGTTGAAGTGAACGACCATTTACAAACTTCTGTTTCAAATATTTATGCAATTGGTGATGTTGTTCGTGGTGCTATGTTAGCCCACAAAGCTGAAGAAGAAGGTGTATTAGTTGCTGAATATTTAGCGGGTCAAAAACCTCATATTGATTACAACTTAATACCTGGTGTTGTTTACACTTGGCCAGAAGTTGCCGCTGTTGGTAAAACAGAAGAACAATTAAAAGAAGCTGGTGTAGCTTACAAAGCTGGAAGTTTCCCTTTTAGAGCTTTAGGTAGAGCAAGAGCTGGAGGTGATATTGATGGATTTGTTAAGATATTAGCCGATGCAAAAACCGACGAAGTATTAGGTGTTCATATGATTGGTGCTCGTTGTGCCGATTTAATCGCTGAGGCTGTGACTGCTATGGAATTTAGAGCCAGTGCTGAAGACATTTCAAGAATGTCACATGCACATCCTACTTTTGCCGAAGCAATTAAAGAAGCGGCTTTAGCAGCTACTGGAAACAGAGCTTTACATGTTTAA